A window of Xiphophorus hellerii strain 12219 chromosome 7, Xiphophorus_hellerii-4.1, whole genome shotgun sequence contains these coding sequences:
- the LOC116722860 gene encoding melanophilin-like isoform X2, giving the protein MPTTAVGRKLDLSRLTDEEARHVWDVVQRDFDLRRKEEDRLGELKSKIEKEDTKRELLGSRSSLAESYCIRCLQPFRFLVNVKRQCLDCQLYVCRSCSRLSRREQGWLCEPCHLARVLKIGTLEWYHENVRARFKRFGSAKVMRSLFKRLSGEHSRSQSDPTESPEFDTRSEPECHSEFMFSSRFIKTHLFQPAGGYEELSLEASDSPNLQMKKAKRRLTVDPVDFVLGFDYSANSRPQEDQASGAQDAMDPMLTEADMQDVFHQNLQQDNQSLDLEMHNQHDEMAFAETRPVPSRSVSRLSYSSCGSGSIGLRGGSSFLPSLDDSEAEDDLCPRVPVYRSHPDPGSHTSQESLSSAGAAPQIGDLNKRMSAIETLLSCLEQKVTPANRKDVRTAQSPSPPRLPQWDEEELEEQQLRLKLHQLTHNISDQSLSSEEDEPGGTRTRTRTRTRTRTGLEEDLKADRLPLSPDTKQRPPLEPPRTASRGSTSLLLELEDRVAQAAADVQSAQSQVSYIEDRIAALSTAGGPTDRRRRSAIPVRTRRLSHNVPSKSGADGGLMKRRLSIM; this is encoded by the exons ATGCCGACCACCGCTGTGGGCAGGAAGCTGGATTTGTCCAGACTGACGGACGAAGAGGCCAGACACGTGTGGGACGTCGTCCAGAGAGACTTTGACCTgcggaggaaggaggaggaccGGCTCGG CGAACTGAAGAGTAAAATAGAGAAAGAAGACACCAAGCGGGAGCTGCTGGGGAGCCGGAGCAGCCTGGCCGAGTCCTACTGCATCCGCTGCCTTCAGCCCTTCAGGTTCCTGGTCAACGTCAAGCGTCAGTGTTTGGACTGCCAGCTTTACGTCTGCCGTTCCTGCAGCCGCCTCAGCAGGAGGGAGCAGGGCTGGCTGTGTGAGCCCTGCCACCTGGCCAG GGTTCTGAAAATTGGTACGTTGGAGTGGTACCATGAGAACGTCCGGGCCCGATTCAAGCGCTTCGGCAGCGCCAAGGTGATGCGATCTCTGTTTAAGAGGCTGAGCGGGGAACACAGCCGCTCCCAGAGCGACCCCACAG AGTCCCCAGAGTTTGACACCCGCAGTGAGCCGGAGTGCCACAGTGAGTTCATGTTCTCCAGTCGTTTTATTAAAACTCATCTTTTCCAACCAG CAGGTGGATATGAGGAGCTCAGCCTGGAGGCATCAGACTCTCCAAACCTGCAG ATGAAGAAGGCCAAACGGAGGCTGACTGTTGATCCTGTTGATTTTGTCCTCGGCTTCGATTACTCAGCAAACTCCAGACCTCAGGAGGATCAG GCCTCCGGCGCTCAGGACGCCATGGACCCGATGCTCACTGAGGCTGACATGCAGGACGTTTTccaccagaacctccagcaggACAACCAGAGTCTGGACCTGGAGATGCATAATCAGCATG ATGAAATGGCGTTTGCGGAGACCCGGCCCGTCCCGTCCCGCTCCGTGTCCCGGCTCAGCTACTCGTCCTGCGGCAGCGGCAGCATCGGCCTGCGGGGCGGCAGCAGCTTCCTGCCCAGCCTGGACGACTCCGAGGCCGAGGACGACCTTTGCCCCCGGGTCCCGGTGTACCGGTCCCACCCGGACCCCGGCAGCCACACGTCTCAGGAGAGCCTGAGCTCAGCCGGCGCGGCGCCGCAG ATCGGTGACCTGAACAAGCGAATGTCGGCCATTGAGACGCTGCTGAGCTGCTTGGAGCAGAAAGTGACGCCGGCTAACAGGAAG gacGTCAGAACCGCTCAGAGTCCGTCccctcctcgtcttcctcagtgggatgaagaggagctggaggagcagcagctccgGCTGAAGCTGCACCAGCTGACCCACAACATCAGCGACCAGAGCCTGAGCTCTGAGGAGGACGAGCCGGGcggaaccaggaccaggaccagaaccagaaccaggaccagaaccgggcTGGAGGAGGATCTGAAG GCCGACCGCCTCCCACTGAGCCCCGACACCAAGCAGCGCCCCCCGCTGGAGCCGCCCAGAACTGCAAGCAGAGGCTCCACCTCCTTACTGCTGGAGCTGGAGGACAGAGTTGCTCAGGCGGCCGCCGACGTGCAGAGCGCCCAGAGCCAG GTTTCCTACATCGAGGACCGGATCGCTGCACTGAGCACCGCTGGGGGCCCAACAGACCGCAGGAGGAGG
- the LOC116722860 gene encoding melanophilin-like isoform X3 — protein MPTTAVGRKLDLSRLTDEEARHVWDVVQRDFDLRRKEEDRLGELKSKIEKEDTKRELLGSRSSLAESYCIRCLQPFRFLVNVKRQCLDCQLYVCRSCSRLSRREQGWLCEPCHLARVLKIGTLEWYHENVRARFKRFGSAKVMRSLFKRLSGEHSRSQSDPTESPEFDTRSEPECHTGGYEELSLEASDSPNLQMKKAKRRLTVDPVDFVLGFDYSANSRPQEDQASGAQDAMDPMLTEADMQDVFHQNLQQDNQSLDLEMHNQHDEMAFAETRPVPSRSVSRLSYSSCGSGSIGLRGGSSFLPSLDDSEAEDDLCPRVPVYRSHPDPGSHTSQESLSSAGAAPQIGDLNKRMSAIETLLSCLEQKVTPANRKDVRTAQSPSPPRLPQWDEEELEEQQLRLKLHQLTHNISDQSLSSEEDEPGGTRTRTRTRTRTRTGLEEDLKADRLPLSPDTKQRPPLEPPRTASRGSTSLLLELEDRVAQAAADVQSAQSQVSYIEDRIAALSTAGGPTDRRRRSAIPVRTRRLSHNVPSSKRRDPTGRPAMSRLRFPLLVIRRIVLK, from the exons ATGCCGACCACCGCTGTGGGCAGGAAGCTGGATTTGTCCAGACTGACGGACGAAGAGGCCAGACACGTGTGGGACGTCGTCCAGAGAGACTTTGACCTgcggaggaaggaggaggaccGGCTCGG CGAACTGAAGAGTAAAATAGAGAAAGAAGACACCAAGCGGGAGCTGCTGGGGAGCCGGAGCAGCCTGGCCGAGTCCTACTGCATCCGCTGCCTTCAGCCCTTCAGGTTCCTGGTCAACGTCAAGCGTCAGTGTTTGGACTGCCAGCTTTACGTCTGCCGTTCCTGCAGCCGCCTCAGCAGGAGGGAGCAGGGCTGGCTGTGTGAGCCCTGCCACCTGGCCAG GGTTCTGAAAATTGGTACGTTGGAGTGGTACCATGAGAACGTCCGGGCCCGATTCAAGCGCTTCGGCAGCGCCAAGGTGATGCGATCTCTGTTTAAGAGGCTGAGCGGGGAACACAGCCGCTCCCAGAGCGACCCCACAG AGTCCCCAGAGTTTGACACCCGCAGTGAGCCGGAGTGCCACA CAGGTGGATATGAGGAGCTCAGCCTGGAGGCATCAGACTCTCCAAACCTGCAG ATGAAGAAGGCCAAACGGAGGCTGACTGTTGATCCTGTTGATTTTGTCCTCGGCTTCGATTACTCAGCAAACTCCAGACCTCAGGAGGATCAG GCCTCCGGCGCTCAGGACGCCATGGACCCGATGCTCACTGAGGCTGACATGCAGGACGTTTTccaccagaacctccagcaggACAACCAGAGTCTGGACCTGGAGATGCATAATCAGCATG ATGAAATGGCGTTTGCGGAGACCCGGCCCGTCCCGTCCCGCTCCGTGTCCCGGCTCAGCTACTCGTCCTGCGGCAGCGGCAGCATCGGCCTGCGGGGCGGCAGCAGCTTCCTGCCCAGCCTGGACGACTCCGAGGCCGAGGACGACCTTTGCCCCCGGGTCCCGGTGTACCGGTCCCACCCGGACCCCGGCAGCCACACGTCTCAGGAGAGCCTGAGCTCAGCCGGCGCGGCGCCGCAG ATCGGTGACCTGAACAAGCGAATGTCGGCCATTGAGACGCTGCTGAGCTGCTTGGAGCAGAAAGTGACGCCGGCTAACAGGAAG gacGTCAGAACCGCTCAGAGTCCGTCccctcctcgtcttcctcagtgggatgaagaggagctggaggagcagcagctccgGCTGAAGCTGCACCAGCTGACCCACAACATCAGCGACCAGAGCCTGAGCTCTGAGGAGGACGAGCCGGGcggaaccaggaccaggaccagaaccagaaccaggaccagaaccgggcTGGAGGAGGATCTGAAG GCCGACCGCCTCCCACTGAGCCCCGACACCAAGCAGCGCCCCCCGCTGGAGCCGCCCAGAACTGCAAGCAGAGGCTCCACCTCCTTACTGCTGGAGCTGGAGGACAGAGTTGCTCAGGCGGCCGCCGACGTGCAGAGCGCCCAGAGCCAG GTTTCCTACATCGAGGACCGGATCGCTGCACTGAGCACCGCTGGGGGCCCAACAGACCGCAGGAGGAGG
- the LOC116722860 gene encoding melanophilin-like isoform X1 codes for MPTTAVGRKLDLSRLTDEEARHVWDVVQRDFDLRRKEEDRLGELKSKIEKEDTKRELLGSRSSLAESYCIRCLQPFRFLVNVKRQCLDCQLYVCRSCSRLSRREQGWLCEPCHLARVLKIGTLEWYHENVRARFKRFGSAKVMRSLFKRLSGEHSRSQSDPTESPEFDTRSEPECHSEFMFSSRFIKTHLFQPAGGYEELSLEASDSPNLQMKKAKRRLTVDPVDFVLGFDYSANSRPQEDQASGAQDAMDPMLTEADMQDVFHQNLQQDNQSLDLEMHNQHDEMAFAETRPVPSRSVSRLSYSSCGSGSIGLRGGSSFLPSLDDSEAEDDLCPRVPVYRSHPDPGSHTSQESLSSAGAAPQIGDLNKRMSAIETLLSCLEQKVTPANRKDVRTAQSPSPPRLPQWDEEELEEQQLRLKLHQLTHNISDQSLSSEEDEPGGTRTRTRTRTRTRTGLEEDLKADRLPLSPDTKQRPPLEPPRTASRGSTSLLLELEDRVAQAAADVQSAQSQVSYIEDRIAALSTAGGPTDRRRRSAIPVRTRRLSHNVPSSKRRDPTGRPAMSRLRFPLLVIRRIVLK; via the exons ATGCCGACCACCGCTGTGGGCAGGAAGCTGGATTTGTCCAGACTGACGGACGAAGAGGCCAGACACGTGTGGGACGTCGTCCAGAGAGACTTTGACCTgcggaggaaggaggaggaccGGCTCGG CGAACTGAAGAGTAAAATAGAGAAAGAAGACACCAAGCGGGAGCTGCTGGGGAGCCGGAGCAGCCTGGCCGAGTCCTACTGCATCCGCTGCCTTCAGCCCTTCAGGTTCCTGGTCAACGTCAAGCGTCAGTGTTTGGACTGCCAGCTTTACGTCTGCCGTTCCTGCAGCCGCCTCAGCAGGAGGGAGCAGGGCTGGCTGTGTGAGCCCTGCCACCTGGCCAG GGTTCTGAAAATTGGTACGTTGGAGTGGTACCATGAGAACGTCCGGGCCCGATTCAAGCGCTTCGGCAGCGCCAAGGTGATGCGATCTCTGTTTAAGAGGCTGAGCGGGGAACACAGCCGCTCCCAGAGCGACCCCACAG AGTCCCCAGAGTTTGACACCCGCAGTGAGCCGGAGTGCCACAGTGAGTTCATGTTCTCCAGTCGTTTTATTAAAACTCATCTTTTCCAACCAG CAGGTGGATATGAGGAGCTCAGCCTGGAGGCATCAGACTCTCCAAACCTGCAG ATGAAGAAGGCCAAACGGAGGCTGACTGTTGATCCTGTTGATTTTGTCCTCGGCTTCGATTACTCAGCAAACTCCAGACCTCAGGAGGATCAG GCCTCCGGCGCTCAGGACGCCATGGACCCGATGCTCACTGAGGCTGACATGCAGGACGTTTTccaccagaacctccagcaggACAACCAGAGTCTGGACCTGGAGATGCATAATCAGCATG ATGAAATGGCGTTTGCGGAGACCCGGCCCGTCCCGTCCCGCTCCGTGTCCCGGCTCAGCTACTCGTCCTGCGGCAGCGGCAGCATCGGCCTGCGGGGCGGCAGCAGCTTCCTGCCCAGCCTGGACGACTCCGAGGCCGAGGACGACCTTTGCCCCCGGGTCCCGGTGTACCGGTCCCACCCGGACCCCGGCAGCCACACGTCTCAGGAGAGCCTGAGCTCAGCCGGCGCGGCGCCGCAG ATCGGTGACCTGAACAAGCGAATGTCGGCCATTGAGACGCTGCTGAGCTGCTTGGAGCAGAAAGTGACGCCGGCTAACAGGAAG gacGTCAGAACCGCTCAGAGTCCGTCccctcctcgtcttcctcagtgggatgaagaggagctggaggagcagcagctccgGCTGAAGCTGCACCAGCTGACCCACAACATCAGCGACCAGAGCCTGAGCTCTGAGGAGGACGAGCCGGGcggaaccaggaccaggaccagaaccagaaccaggaccagaaccgggcTGGAGGAGGATCTGAAG GCCGACCGCCTCCCACTGAGCCCCGACACCAAGCAGCGCCCCCCGCTGGAGCCGCCCAGAACTGCAAGCAGAGGCTCCACCTCCTTACTGCTGGAGCTGGAGGACAGAGTTGCTCAGGCGGCCGCCGACGTGCAGAGCGCCCAGAGCCAG GTTTCCTACATCGAGGACCGGATCGCTGCACTGAGCACCGCTGGGGGCCCAACAGACCGCAGGAGGAGG
- the LOC116722860 gene encoding melanophilin-like isoform X4 translates to MPTTAVGRKLDLSRLTDEEARHVWDVVQRDFDLRRKEEDRLGELKSKIEKEDTKRELLGSRSSLAESYCIRCLQPFRFLVNVKRQCLDCQLYVCRSCSRLSRREQGWLCEPCHLARVLKIGTLEWYHENVRARFKRFGSAKVMRSLFKRLSGEHSRSQSDPTESPEFDTRSEPECHSEFMFSSRFIKTHLFQPAGGYEELSLEASDSPNLQMKKAKRRLTVDPVDFVLGFDYSANSRPQEDQASGAQDAMDPMLTEADMQDVFHQNLQQDNQSLDLEMHNQHDEMAFAETRPVPSRSVSRLSYSSCGSGSIGLRGGSSFLPSLDDSEAEDDLCPRVPVYRSHPDPGSHTSQESLSSAGAAPQIGDLNKRMSAIETLLSCLEQKVTPANRKDVRTAQSPSPPRLPQWDEEELEEQQLRLKLHQLTHNISDQSLSSEEDEPGGTRTRTRTRTRTRTGLEEDLKVRSAPDGEHPAS, encoded by the exons ATGCCGACCACCGCTGTGGGCAGGAAGCTGGATTTGTCCAGACTGACGGACGAAGAGGCCAGACACGTGTGGGACGTCGTCCAGAGAGACTTTGACCTgcggaggaaggaggaggaccGGCTCGG CGAACTGAAGAGTAAAATAGAGAAAGAAGACACCAAGCGGGAGCTGCTGGGGAGCCGGAGCAGCCTGGCCGAGTCCTACTGCATCCGCTGCCTTCAGCCCTTCAGGTTCCTGGTCAACGTCAAGCGTCAGTGTTTGGACTGCCAGCTTTACGTCTGCCGTTCCTGCAGCCGCCTCAGCAGGAGGGAGCAGGGCTGGCTGTGTGAGCCCTGCCACCTGGCCAG GGTTCTGAAAATTGGTACGTTGGAGTGGTACCATGAGAACGTCCGGGCCCGATTCAAGCGCTTCGGCAGCGCCAAGGTGATGCGATCTCTGTTTAAGAGGCTGAGCGGGGAACACAGCCGCTCCCAGAGCGACCCCACAG AGTCCCCAGAGTTTGACACCCGCAGTGAGCCGGAGTGCCACAGTGAGTTCATGTTCTCCAGTCGTTTTATTAAAACTCATCTTTTCCAACCAG CAGGTGGATATGAGGAGCTCAGCCTGGAGGCATCAGACTCTCCAAACCTGCAG ATGAAGAAGGCCAAACGGAGGCTGACTGTTGATCCTGTTGATTTTGTCCTCGGCTTCGATTACTCAGCAAACTCCAGACCTCAGGAGGATCAG GCCTCCGGCGCTCAGGACGCCATGGACCCGATGCTCACTGAGGCTGACATGCAGGACGTTTTccaccagaacctccagcaggACAACCAGAGTCTGGACCTGGAGATGCATAATCAGCATG ATGAAATGGCGTTTGCGGAGACCCGGCCCGTCCCGTCCCGCTCCGTGTCCCGGCTCAGCTACTCGTCCTGCGGCAGCGGCAGCATCGGCCTGCGGGGCGGCAGCAGCTTCCTGCCCAGCCTGGACGACTCCGAGGCCGAGGACGACCTTTGCCCCCGGGTCCCGGTGTACCGGTCCCACCCGGACCCCGGCAGCCACACGTCTCAGGAGAGCCTGAGCTCAGCCGGCGCGGCGCCGCAG ATCGGTGACCTGAACAAGCGAATGTCGGCCATTGAGACGCTGCTGAGCTGCTTGGAGCAGAAAGTGACGCCGGCTAACAGGAAG gacGTCAGAACCGCTCAGAGTCCGTCccctcctcgtcttcctcagtgggatgaagaggagctggaggagcagcagctccgGCTGAAGCTGCACCAGCTGACCCACAACATCAGCGACCAGAGCCTGAGCTCTGAGGAGGACGAGCCGGGcggaaccaggaccaggaccagaaccagaaccaggaccagaaccgggcTGGAGGAGGATCTGAAGGTTCGATCGGCTCCAGACGGAGAACATCCAGCGTCATGA